A stretch of the Acidimicrobiia bacterium genome encodes the following:
- a CDS encoding phage portal protein: MAVASDFFNDSKTLMPMPNGSDSLVGDGPVDVEARRWLKLLEVQLDAQASKALRFDEYYRGDHPLPEMPFRSQEKATYYKRKYADLLVKSRTNWMRLVIDALGERLRVEGFRFGDTVGDEAAWTMWQANNLDAESDQVHTEALKSGTSYVSVWPTGDIPLIMPEHPSEVIVAHSPENRRLRAAALKRWKVGTTTFATVYLPGWVVKYRRGEGGDWMRREPEGEEWPLTNPLGAVPIVVFRNHPDLIRGGVSEISDVTSIQDRINATIFGRMLAAEFTASQKRWATGISLVEDPETGEAVPIDYDAAVDSVWMDENPEAKFGSFPEVTLAGFIRAVEADVQHLAAITRTPPHYLLGQSGAFPSGESLKATETGLVAKVKRQHLHFGESWEAVIRLGFAAMNDEKSNERSAETLWGDPESRSEGEHVDAVIKLKALDIPNEALWERANATPQEIKRWKTMAATSNLFSLLGQSTAQVGEPAETV; this comes from the coding sequence ATGGCTGTTGCGTCTGACTTCTTCAACGATTCGAAGACGTTGATGCCGATGCCGAACGGGTCAGATTCGTTAGTCGGTGACGGGCCGGTTGATGTTGAAGCACGGCGATGGTTGAAACTGCTCGAAGTCCAGTTGGACGCGCAGGCGTCGAAGGCGTTGAGGTTTGACGAATACTACCGGGGTGACCATCCGCTCCCGGAGATGCCGTTTCGTTCCCAGGAGAAAGCCACCTACTACAAACGGAAGTATGCTGACCTGTTGGTCAAGTCACGAACCAACTGGATGCGGCTGGTCATTGACGCGCTTGGTGAACGGTTACGGGTCGAAGGGTTCCGGTTCGGGGACACGGTCGGTGACGAAGCAGCCTGGACGATGTGGCAGGCCAACAATCTGGACGCCGAATCCGACCAGGTTCACACTGAAGCGTTGAAGTCGGGCACCTCATATGTGTCGGTTTGGCCGACCGGTGACATACCACTGATCATGCCGGAACATCCGTCGGAGGTCATCGTCGCCCATTCACCGGAAAACCGGCGACTCCGGGCAGCAGCTTTGAAACGGTGGAAGGTTGGAACAACCACCTTTGCGACCGTGTACCTGCCGGGCTGGGTGGTCAAATACCGGCGGGGTGAGGGTGGCGACTGGATGCGACGTGAACCCGAAGGGGAAGAATGGCCGCTCACAAACCCGCTTGGCGCGGTCCCGATTGTGGTGTTTCGTAACCATCCGGACCTGATCCGTGGCGGGGTGTCGGAGATTTCGGATGTGACCTCGATTCAGGATCGGATCAACGCCACCATTTTCGGTCGCATGTTGGCTGCCGAGTTCACTGCCAGTCAGAAACGGTGGGCGACAGGTATCTCACTGGTGGAGGATCCTGAAACTGGTGAGGCCGTCCCGATCGACTACGACGCCGCCGTTGATTCGGTGTGGATGGACGAAAACCCAGAAGCCAAGTTCGGTTCGTTCCCTGAGGTGACTTTGGCCGGGTTCATTCGGGCGGTTGAAGCCGACGTGCAACATTTGGCGGCGATCACCCGGACACCACCCCACTACCTGTTAGGCCAGTCCGGCGCGTTTCCGTCGGGTGAGTCGTTGAAAGCGACTGAGACCGGTCTGGTCGCCAAAGTGAAACGGCAGCACCTGCATTTTGGGGAATCGTGGGAAGCGGTCATTCGACTCGGTTTTGCAGCCATGAACGATGAGAAGTCGAACGAACGGTCTGCTGAAACGTTGTGGGGGGATCCCGAGTCCCGTTCTGAAGGGGAGCATGTTGACGCGGTGATCAAACTGAAAGCATTGGACATTCCCAACGAGGCTTTGTGGGAGAGAGCCAACGCTACCCCGCAGGAGATCAAACGGTGGAAGACGATGGCTGCCACCTCGAACCTGTTCAGTCTTCTGGGTCAAAGCACCGCTCAGGTTGGGGAACCGGCGGAGACTGTCTGA
- a CDS encoding HNH endonuclease, which translates to MKCGAPATEVDHIVNNDDHSETNLQSLCVDCHKAKTAREAARSRELHRGRGWGGTN; encoded by the coding sequence GTGAAGTGTGGTGCCCCCGCTACTGAGGTAGATCACATCGTCAACAACGACGATCATTCGGAAACAAACCTGCAGTCTCTGTGCGTCGACTGTCATAAGGCGAAAACTGCACGTGAGGCCGCTCGATCTCGAGAGTTACATCGCGGTCGGGGGTGGGGAGGCACTAACTAG
- a CDS encoding tyrosine-type recombinase/integrase, translated as MSDGMSDGMGEVRGLVADWLVGMTPNTRSGYGTDVAQFITYLENVNVGLLVVSRPVVQRWLAELIGKGLAPKTVQRKASAVHSLFSYLTDEGHVETDPTVHLRRPKGEGPQKSGLTPAQARLLISAARDRSAAAHALVWLMVGVGLRIAEACTARLEDISDDVLTVTVKGGHRQAKPLSPPVLEAVRRAAGDRKEGPILLTSEGRPLSRRAGWETIVELSTSVGVEKCTPHTLRHTAATLALEAGAPVQDVQQLLGHRSIETTLRYIAGRNIRTATAAAARLLGDTLTRPDNEP; from the coding sequence ATGAGTGATGGCATGAGTGATGGCATGGGTGAGGTGCGTGGGTTGGTGGCGGACTGGTTGGTGGGCATGACACCGAACACCCGTAGTGGGTACGGTACGGATGTCGCCCAGTTCATCACCTACCTGGAGAATGTGAATGTGGGGTTGCTTGTGGTGTCACGGCCGGTGGTTCAACGGTGGCTGGCCGAACTGATTGGGAAGGGGTTGGCTCCGAAGACGGTGCAGAGGAAAGCGTCAGCCGTCCATTCGTTGTTCTCGTATTTGACTGATGAGGGGCATGTGGAGACAGACCCGACTGTCCATTTGCGGCGCCCTAAAGGTGAGGGACCCCAAAAGTCTGGGTTGACCCCTGCACAGGCCCGGCTGCTGATTTCGGCTGCTAGGGACCGGTCGGCTGCTGCGCATGCTTTGGTGTGGCTGATGGTGGGTGTGGGTTTGCGAATCGCCGAGGCGTGCACAGCCCGTCTGGAGGATATCAGCGACGACGTTTTGACTGTGACGGTAAAGGGGGGCCACCGTCAGGCGAAACCTCTGTCCCCGCCAGTGCTCGAGGCTGTACGACGGGCGGCCGGCGACCGCAAGGAAGGCCCCATCCTTCTGACCTCCGAAGGACGGCCACTGTCACGACGAGCCGGTTGGGAGACCATCGTCGAGCTCTCCACCTCGGTGGGGGTCGAAAAGTGCACACCCCATACGTTGCGTCACACTGCAGCAACCTTGGCGTTGGAGGCGGGTGCACCCGTTCAGGATGTCCAACAGTTGCTAGGTCACCGGTCGATCGAAACCACCCTACGCTACATCGCCGGCCGCAACATTCGCACTGCTACCGCCGCAGCCGCGCGCCTTCTAGGTGACACCCTCACCCGTCCTGATAACGAACCCTGA